The Rhizobium rhododendri nucleotide sequence GCGATCCTTGCCAAGCACGACGGTCAGTTCATCCTGAAATCCAAACTGCGCGAAGGCACCGAAGTCATCGCCATCCTCCCCGCCAAGCGCGTCCTCCAGACCCTCCCCGCCGAACAAACCCCTTCGATCGACAAGAAACGCCGGAGTTTTGCGTGATCACCCGAGCCAGTAGTGGCTGAACACGGTGAAGGCGAGGTGGAGGCCGCAGGCGACGAGCATGCAGAAGACGGCGAAGGAGCCCAGGTCCTTCGCGTGTTTGCCGACGTTCGAGAGCTCCGGCGAGATGCGGTCGATGACCTCTTCGACTGCCGTATTCAGTGCTTCGGCTGCGAACAGTCCGAGGAACAGGAAGATCGACACCAGGATATCGGAAAGCCGCGTGCCGGTGGCAACGAGGATGATTTGCGCGACGACGAAGAACAGTAGTTCCTGCCGGAAGGCCGCTTCCTTCAGCAGGCGGCGAAAACCTCCCCAGGAATAGCCGGCGGCGGCGAAGAAGTGTCGGACGCCGGTTTCCTTGGTCACTGCTGATTTCGACAAGTGCGCGTTCTCCGGCCATCGCGTTCAGAAGCGTTGCGCATACAGAACCCGCAGCTGCAATTCAAGATGCCGCAGCCCCCCGATCCCACCTGTCTATGCTGCCGGTCCATGTCACCGGTCGTTGCTGCCGGTCAGTGGGTGTGGCTGTGTCCGTCGCTGACGCCGGCGGCTGCAAACGTCGCCATGCCGGAGTGGCAGGCGGTTGCGGCCTTGACGATGCCGGCGGCAAGCGCTGCGCCGGTGCCCTCGCCGAGCCGCATGCCGAGGGCCAGAAGCGGTGTCTTGCCGAGCTTCTCGATCGCCTTCATATGGCCCGGCTCGCCGGAGACGTGGCCGATCAGGCAGTGGTCGAGGGCAGCGGGATTGGCAGCCTTGAGGATCGCGCCTGCCGCCGTCGCCACATAGCCGTCGAGGATGACGGGAATGCGCTCGACGCGGGCGGCAAGGATGGCGCCCGCCATAGCCGCG carries:
- a CDS encoding diacylglycerol kinase, with the protein product MSKSAVTKETGVRHFFAAAGYSWGGFRRLLKEAAFRQELLFFVVAQIILVATGTRLSDILVSIFLFLGLFAAEALNTAVEEVIDRISPELSNVGKHAKDLGSFAVFCMLVACGLHLAFTVFSHYWLG